The segment GAGAGCACCTGGCCGACGACGACCGGACCGGAGACCTCGACGCGGTGGACGTCCTCCTCCTCGAATCCGACGGTCACGAGGGCTGCCAGGACGTCCTCGGCCGTGGCATCCTGCGCCAGATCGACGTACTCACGCAGCCACGAAAGCGGGACGCGCATCACACCACCATCCCGTACTGCTCGCTGAAGCGAACATCGCCCTCGGCCATATCCCGCATGTCCTGCACGTCGCTGCGGAACATCAGTCCGCGCTCGATCCCCATCCCGAACGCGAATCCGCTGTATACCTCGGGGTCGATCCCGGCCGCGCGCAGCACGTTGGGGTTGACCATTCCGCATCCGCCCCACTCGATCCACCGGGCCCCGCCCTTGAAGGTGGGATGCCACAGGTCGAGCTCGGCCGACGGCTCGGTGAAGGGGAAGTAGTTGGTGCGCAGGCGCGTCTTCGCCTCCGGCCCGAACAGCTGCCTGGCGAAATGGTCGAGCGTGCCCTTGAGGTGGGCCATCGTGATGCCCTTGTCGATCACGAGCCCCTCGAACTGGGTGAACACGGGCAGGTGGGTCGCATCGAACTCGTCGGTGCGGTAGACGCGGCCGGGGCACAGCACGTAGATCGGCAGCTCCCGGTCGAGCATGGTGCGCACCTGCACCGGACTCGTGTGCGTGCGCATGACGAGGTGGCGCGAGGCCGGGTCGACGTAGAAGGTGTCCTGCTCCTGGCGCGCCGGGTGATCCTCGTCGAAGTTGAGGGCGTCGAAATTGAACCACTCGTGCTCGAGCTCGGGCCCCTCGGCGATCTCCCACCCCATGCCGACGAAGATGTCGCACACGTGATCCTGCAGCACGGCGAGCGGGTGCCGCGCGCCGACGCGCGTGCGCGACGGCACGGCGGTGATGTCGACGCGCTCGGCCTCCAGGCGCGCGGCGGTCTCGGCCTCGGCGAGCTCCGCCTCCTTCGCCGCCAGTGCCTGGGTGACACGACCCCGGCCCTGCCCGATGAGCTTGCCGAAGGTCGCCTTGTGCTCGGGCGCCACCTGGCGCATCGAGGCGCTCAGCACCGCCAGCGGAGATCCGTCGGCCACGTGCGCGGCGCGGGCGTCCTTGAGCTGGGCGGTGTCGGCGGCGGCGGCGATCGCCGTCAGCGCGGCGGCGACGGCGGACTCCACCGCCTCGGGAGTGATCTCGGCGGATTGCGAACGGGGAGCGTCAGACACAAGAGACGAGTCTACCGGCGCGGCGCGGGGCGCCCGAGCGGATGCGCCGTCAGCGTCCGACGGCGCCGAAGCCGCCCTGATCGAACTTCCCCACACCCTTCTGCGCGGCGATCAGCTCGGTCACCGTGCCGTCCTCGTGCGCTCGCGGGTCATCGCCCCCGCCTCCGGCGAGGCCCTGGACCCGCGGCGAACGACGCGTGCGGATCTCGAGGTACTTCGCGATGCCGGAGAGAATGAGGCACATCGCGATGTAGATGCCGCCGATGATCAGCGCCGACTGCAGCAGTGGTCTGCCCTGCTGCGAGCTGAGGAGCTTGGCGAAGTAGAGCAGCTCGGGGTAGGTGATGATGAATCCGAGCGCGGTGTCCTTCATCGTGACGACCAGCTGCGCGACGATCACCGGAAGCATGGCGCGCACCGCCTGCGGCAGCAGGATGAGCCGCATCACGCCGCTCTTGCGCAGGCCGATCGCGTACCCGGCCTCCTTCTGCCCTCGGGGCAGCGATTCGATCCCGGCGCGCAACGCCTCGGCGAGCACGGAGCCGTTGTACACCGTGAGTCCGATGACAACGGCCCAGTACGGCTCCATCTTGACGCCGAGTACCGGAAGGCCGTAGTACAGCAGCATCATCATGACGAGCACGGGAACCGCGCGGAACACCTCGGTGAGCACGGCGAACGGCGCCCGCACCCATGCGTGGTCGGAGAGGCGGCCGATCGCGAGGGCGAAGCCGAGCACGAGGCTCAGCACGGCGGCGAGCCCGAAGGCCGCCAGCGTGTTGCCGAGTGCCTGCAGGATCTGCGTCCACACGGTCGAGAAGGTGAACACGTACCACTTGCTGGGGGCGAACTGGCCCGACACCGCCATGCGGTAGATCAGGAAGCCGATGACCGCCGCGACGACGACGACGGTGACGACGGCGAGGATGCCATTGCGGCGGCGAGCCCTGGGACCGGGCACGTCGTAGAGAACGGAACTCATCGCGCGATCCTCCAGCGGTTCTCCAGATAGCGTTGCAGCCAGCTCATCAACAGGACGAGGATGACGAAGACGACCGCCACCCAGAGCAGCACCTCCATCGGGTTGCCCGGGCGGTCATGCGAATCGTTCACCGTGGCGCGCAGGGCGCCGAGCTCGGCGATGGAGAAGCCCGCGGCGACCGTGGTGTTCTTCAGCAGTGCGATGAACACGCTCATCATGGGCGGCACCACCGAGCGGAACGCCTGCGGCAGGATGATCACGCTCATCACCTGACCGAACGGCAGGCCGATCGCGCGGGCGGCCTCGGCCTGCCCGACGGGTACGGTGCTGATGCCCGCGCGCAGCGTCTCGGCCACATAGGTCGCGGTGTAGATGCCGATCGCGAGGATGCCGAGCACGGTGTTGGACAGCTTCGGCAGACCGAGCACGGGGTAGCCGAAGACGAAGAAGAAGAAGACGAGGGTGAGTGGTGTGTTGCGGATGATGTTCACGTACGCCGTGCCCACCGCGCGCGCGACCGGCACCGGCGAGACGCGCATGGCGCCGACGATGAGGCCGAGCACGAGGGCGATGATCCCGCCCACGAAGAACACCAGCAACGTGTTGCCGATCGCCTCGCCCCACAGGTCGAGGTTCCCGAAGATGACGTCCACTCATCCTCCTCTCAGATGATGATGCGGGGCGGCGTCCGCGCCGCCCCGCATCCCGGATCAGTCGACCGTGGGCTGGGAGACCTTGATCCCCGACGAACCGAGGTTCTTGTCGAAGATGGCCTGCCAGATGTCGCCGCCGTCGGTGAACAGGGTGTTGATGTGCTGCTTGAGCACCTCGTCGCCCTTGGGCAGTCCCACGCCGTAGCGCTCCTCGGTGAACAGACCGCCGACGACCTTGATGTCGTCCGGGTACTGCGCCGCGTAGCCGATCAGGATCGCCTGGTCGGTGGTCACAGCGTCGACGGCGCCGTTGAGCAGGTCTTCGACGCAGGCCGAGTACAGGTCGTACTCCTTGGTCTTGATGTCGGGGTAGTTCTCCTTGATGTTCTGGATCGGCGTGGAGCCGGTCGCCGAGCACACGGTCTTGCCCGCGAAGTCGGAGACGTCCTTGACATCGGTGATGTCGCTGTCCGCTCCGACGAGGAAGCCCTGCCCCGTGATGAAGTACGGACCGGCGAAGTCGACCTGCTCCTTGCGCTTGTCGGTGATCGAGTAGGTGCCGACGTAGTAGTCGATGTCGCCGTTCATGATCGCCTGCTCGCGGTTGGCCGAGGCGATCGCCTTGTACTCGATCTTGCTCTCGTCGTAGCCGAGCGACGCGGCGATCCAGCGTGCGATGTCGATGTCGAACCCGCTGCGCTCCTTGGTCGTGACATCGAGGTAGCCAAGACCCGGCTGATCCTCCTTCACGCCGACGACGACCTTGCCGCGCTGGCTGATCTTGTCGAATGTCGGGCTGCCGTCGAGCGTCACGTCTTCGGCGACCTCGAACCAGGCGCCCGAGTCGTTCCCGGTGTCGTCGCCGCCGGTCGATTCGCCGCCGGGGCTCGACGGGCTGCCGCTGTTGCAGGCCGTCAGCGCGAGCAGCGCTGTCGCCGCGATGCCGATGCCGGCCAGTGCTCGTGTGCGTCGCATGTGATTCTCCTTCTGGTGGTGCTGCGTATCTCAGGGTGCTCTTCGACGGGCGACCCGCCCGCGAAGACGGGGTCTCAGTGCGTGAGGAGCTTGGAGAGGAAGTCCTTGGCGCGATCGCTCTTCGGGGTCGTGAAGAACTCCTCCGGCTCGGCCTCCTCCACGATGTGGCCGTCGGCCATGAACACGACGCGGTCGGCCGCCTTGCGTGCGAAACCCATCTCGTGGGTGACGACGATCATCGTCATGCCCTCCTTGGCGAGTCCCACCATCACATCGAGCACCTCGTTGATCATCTCCGGGTCGAGCGCGCTGGTGGGCTCGTCGAAGAGCATGACCTTCGGATGCATGGCGAGCGCGCGAGCGATCGCCACGCGCTGCTGCTGACCGCCGGAGAGCTGCGCGGGGAGTTTGGAGGCCTGCTGCGCGACGCCGACGCGCGCGAGCAGCTCCATGGCCTCCTTCTCGGCGTCGGCTTTCTTCAGGCCGCGCACCTTGATCGGACCGAGCGTGACGTTCTCGAGGATCGTGAGGTGGGCGAAGAGGTTGAACGACTGGAAGACCATGCCGACCTCGGCACGCAGGTTCGCGAGCGCCTTGCCCTCGGCGGGAAGCTCCTTGCCGTCGATCCTGATCGACCCGCTCGTGATCGTCTCGAGACGGTTGATCGTGCGGCAGAGCGTCGACTTGCCCGACCCGGACGGGCCGATGATGACGACCACTTCGCCCCGGTGGACCGTGAGGTCGATATCCGTCAATGCTTGGAAGTCGCCGTAGTGCTTCTGGACGTTGTCGACCTCGACAAGGGGTTCACCGCTGTGCGCCATGTGATCAACCTATGAGTACGCGCCGACATGCGCCAGCCTTCGACACACCGTTTTTATCGAGATGTGACCGCCACCGGTCTCGAGCCTCAGCCCGGGGTCGTCAGCCGGCGCGCTGCGCGAACGCGCTCTCGTAGAGGCACACGCTGGCCGCGGTGGCGAGGTTGAGCGACTCGGCGCGCCCGAAGATCGGCAGTCTGAGCGCCAGGTCCGCCCGCGCGATCGCCTCGTCGGCGAGCCCGCGCGCCTCATTGCCGAACAGCCACGCCGTGGCCTCGGCCAGCAGCCCCTCGGCCCGCGCGGCGAGCAGATCGCTGCCCTTCACATCCGCGGCGAGCACGCGCAGTCCTGCCGCTCGTGCCCGCTCGGCGACGTCGCCGAGTTCTGCGCCGACGACGATCGGCAGGTGGAACAACGATCCTGTCGTCGAGCGCACCACTTTGGGGTTGTACGGATCGACCGTGCGCCCGGTGAGCACGACGGCATCGGCGCCGGCCGCATCGGCGGCCCGGATGATCGTGCCGAGATTGCCGGGATCGCGCACCTCCTCGCAGATCGCGATGAGCCGCGGCGAGGCGGCGAACACCTCCTCGAGCGAGGTCGGCGTCTGCTGCGCGACGGCCACGAGCCCCTGCGGGGTCACGGTGTCGGCCATGGCGCCCAGCACATACTCGGTGACGTACTCCACGTGCACGCCCGCGGCCTCCGCGGTCGCGCGCAGATCGGCGTGCTTGTCCCATCCGGCGGGCGTCGCGAACAGCTCCACGATCGCCTCCGCACGATACGCGAGCGCCTCCCGCACGGCCTGCGGACCCTCCAGCAGGAACAGCCCCGTCTCGGCGCGCGCACTGCGCTTGGTCAGTTTGGCGACAGCGCGGACACGGGGGGACCGGGGATTCTCCAGCACGGTTCCAGTCTAGGGACACCGCCGCCGCTCGGGTATGCGCGAAGGGCGCCTCCCCCGCAGGGGAAGCGCCCTTCGAAAGGGTACGGCTCAGGCAGCCGACTTCGGCGCGTTCACATCCGAGGGCAGCGCCTTCTTGGCGGCCTCGACGAGCGCGGCGAAGGCCGTGGGCTCGTTCACCGCGAGCTCGGCGAGCATCCGGCGGTCGACCTGCACGCCCGCAAGACCCAGACCCTGCATGAAGCGGTTGTAGGTGATGCCGTTCTGACGCGCGGCGGCGTTGATGCGCTGAATCCACAGGCGGCGGAAGTCGCCCTTGCGCTTACGACGGTCGCGGTACGCGTAGACGAGCGAGTGGGTGACCTGCTCCTTCGCCTTGCGGTACAGACGCGAGCGCTGGCCGCGGTAACCCGAGGCGCGCTCGAGGATGACCCGACGCTTCTTGTGGGCGTTGACGGCCCGCTTGACTCTAGCCATTTTCGTGTGTTCCTATTCGTGCGGCGGACGCGTCAGCGACCGAGAAGCTTGTTGGCGACCTTGGTGTCGGCCTTCGAGAGCACCTGGTCCTGGTTGAGCCGGCGGGTGCGACGGCTCGACTTGTGCTCGAGGTTGTGGCGCATGTTCGCCTGCTGCTTCT is part of the Microbacterium pseudoresistens genome and harbors:
- the pheS gene encoding phenylalanine--tRNA ligase subunit alpha; the protein is MSDAPRSQSAEITPEAVESAVAAALTAIAAAADTAQLKDARAAHVADGSPLAVLSASMRQVAPEHKATFGKLIGQGRGRVTQALAAKEAELAEAETAARLEAERVDITAVPSRTRVGARHPLAVLQDHVCDIFVGMGWEIAEGPELEHEWFNFDALNFDEDHPARQEQDTFYVDPASRHLVMRTHTSPVQVRTMLDRELPIYVLCPGRVYRTDEFDATHLPVFTQFEGLVIDKGITMAHLKGTLDHFARQLFGPEAKTRLRTNYFPFTEPSAELDLWHPTFKGGARWIEWGGCGMVNPNVLRAAGIDPEVYSGFAFGMGIERGLMFRSDVQDMRDMAEGDVRFSEQYGMVV
- a CDS encoding amino acid ABC transporter permease produces the protein MSSVLYDVPGPRARRRNGILAVVTVVVVAAVIGFLIYRMAVSGQFAPSKWYVFTFSTVWTQILQALGNTLAAFGLAAVLSLVLGFALAIGRLSDHAWVRAPFAVLTEVFRAVPVLVMMMLLYYGLPVLGVKMEPYWAVVIGLTVYNGSVLAEALRAGIESLPRGQKEAGYAIGLRKSGVMRLILLPQAVRAMLPVIVAQLVVTMKDTALGFIITYPELLYFAKLLSSQQGRPLLQSALIIGGIYIAMCLILSGIAKYLEIRTRRSPRVQGLAGGGGDDPRAHEDGTVTELIAAQKGVGKFDQGGFGAVGR
- a CDS encoding ABC transporter permease subunit, translating into MDVIFGNLDLWGEAIGNTLLVFFVGGIIALVLGLIVGAMRVSPVPVARAVGTAYVNIIRNTPLTLVFFFFVFGYPVLGLPKLSNTVLGILAIGIYTATYVAETLRAGISTVPVGQAEAARAIGLPFGQVMSVIILPQAFRSVVPPMMSVFIALLKNTTVAAGFSIAELGALRATVNDSHDRPGNPMEVLLWVAVVFVILVLLMSWLQRYLENRWRIAR
- a CDS encoding glutamate ABC transporter substrate-binding protein; its protein translation is MRRTRALAGIGIAATALLALTACNSGSPSSPGGESTGGDDTGNDSGAWFEVAEDVTLDGSPTFDKISQRGKVVVGVKEDQPGLGYLDVTTKERSGFDIDIARWIAASLGYDESKIEYKAIASANREQAIMNGDIDYYVGTYSITDKRKEQVDFAGPYFITGQGFLVGADSDITDVKDVSDFAGKTVCSATGSTPIQNIKENYPDIKTKEYDLYSACVEDLLNGAVDAVTTDQAILIGYAAQYPDDIKVVGGLFTEERYGVGLPKGDEVLKQHINTLFTDGGDIWQAIFDKNLGSSGIKVSQPTVD
- a CDS encoding amino acid ABC transporter ATP-binding protein, producing the protein MAHSGEPLVEVDNVQKHYGDFQALTDIDLTVHRGEVVVIIGPSGSGKSTLCRTINRLETITSGSIRIDGKELPAEGKALANLRAEVGMVFQSFNLFAHLTILENVTLGPIKVRGLKKADAEKEAMELLARVGVAQQASKLPAQLSGGQQQRVAIARALAMHPKVMLFDEPTSALDPEMINEVLDVMVGLAKEGMTMIVVTHEMGFARKAADRVVFMADGHIVEEAEPEEFFTTPKSDRAKDFLSKLLTH
- a CDS encoding TrmH family RNA methyltransferase; its protein translation is MLENPRSPRVRAVAKLTKRSARAETGLFLLEGPQAVREALAYRAEAIVELFATPAGWDKHADLRATAEAAGVHVEYVTEYVLGAMADTVTPQGLVAVAQQTPTSLEEVFAASPRLIAICEEVRDPGNLGTIIRAADAAGADAVVLTGRTVDPYNPKVVRSTTGSLFHLPIVVGAELGDVAERARAAGLRVLAADVKGSDLLAARAEGLLAEATAWLFGNEARGLADEAIARADLALRLPIFGRAESLNLATAASVCLYESAFAQRAG
- the rplT gene encoding 50S ribosomal protein L20, giving the protein MARVKRAVNAHKKRRVILERASGYRGQRSRLYRKAKEQVTHSLVYAYRDRRKRKGDFRRLWIQRINAAARQNGITYNRFMQGLGLAGVQVDRRMLAELAVNEPTAFAALVEAAKKALPSDVNAPKSAA
- the rpmI gene encoding 50S ribosomal protein L35; protein product: MPKQKTHSGAKKRFKITGSGKLKKQQANMRHNLEHKSSRRTRRLNQDQVLSKADTKVANKLLGR